Proteins co-encoded in one Chaetodon auriga isolate fChaAug3 chromosome 9, fChaAug3.hap1, whole genome shotgun sequence genomic window:
- the ptcd3 gene encoding small ribosomal subunit protein mS39 isoform X1: MAAPSWHVGRYIQRNSRFLLNNFEQIWGHRSFAWTPALRQQAAQASKESTETIVIPRKKTWSKEAVLEALASTVGRDYTAYPYLFQDDPYLSPKNSSEFKLYSLSHESGRSAAKYFVDSNPKFFTQDFAEPHIPCLMPETVSLLLEEVSEEALKERISLRKVTAAVDMYDQLKQAGTSVSMETSHDLLDLICYYCDRDPVQDVGSEAEDTFQERSESEEGVKRRKRRLRHMSELIKSTWKENNNAERIFNLLPERDTRCYSALIRGMVMHGAPAKAFSLYTDMLNNRLTADVHIFNALISAAPGVRETYNERWDVITELLMQMSQQKVQPNLMTFNSVLQALKRCGLLARTQAGHTLSEMIALGIAPSLASYNHILAIFSKAASSGQPSPDILQDVMSELQGTSFTCRDPDDVQFFASAMRICLDNKDLELAYQVQSLVEFGENWRLLGDSYQQSVYYGRFFNLLCMMGHIDEVLEWYRQFVPSLFYPSPQGMKDLMQALDTDNRLDLLPTIWKDMRSQGHDNKKDLMEELLTLMARDRHSPEVQESFAACALDVKSAYDGDNGRPSLEWDISSLSHITTLLLRANKTQQAWDMLQLFKSQNRVPPQQLLQDFLSVCRSDGSAQRAVELVQLSAAFCLSVTPALAKQTLAEFNVTEKQRAVLSELESAGEPCD; encoded by the exons ATGGCGGCACCCAGTTGGCACGTAGGGCGTTACATCCAGAGAAACAGCCGATTTTTGCTAAATAACTTCGAGCAGATATGGGGTCACAG gagttTTGCTTGGACACCGGCTTTGCGACAACAAGCTGCACAAGCCAGTAAAG AATCTACAGAGACGATTGTCATCCCCAGGAAGAAAACATG GAGCAAGGAGGCAGTGCTGGAGGCTCTGGCTTCCACTGTCGGCAGG gATTATACAGCATATCCCTACCTGTTCCAGGATGATCCTTACCTCTCACCCAAGAACTCTTCTGAGTTT aAGCTGTACTCTCTCTCCCATGAGTCCGGCAGATCTGCAGCCAAGTACTTTGTTGACAGCAATCCCAAGTTCTTCACCCAAGACTTTGCTGAACCACATATACCA TGTCTGATGCCAGAGACTGTGTCACTGCTTCTCGAGGAGGTGAGTGAAGAGGCTCTGAAAGAACGAATCAGCTTGAGGAAAGTTACAGCTGCTGTTGACATGTACGATCAGCTAAAGCAGGCTG GCACATCAGTCTCTATGGAAACGAGCCATGACCTGCTCGACCTGATCTGTTATTACTGTGACAGAGATCCTGTGCAGGATGTAGGATCAGAAGCGGAGGACACA TTTCAGGAGAGATCTGAGTCAGAAGAGGGggtgaagagaaggaaaaggagattGCGCCACATGTCAGAACTCATCAAATCCAcctggaaagaaaacaacaacgcTGAGAGAATCTTTAACCTGCTGCCGGAGAGAGACACACGGTGTTACTCTGCTCTGATCCGAGGCATGGTGATG CATGGAGCCCCTGCAAAGGCCTTCAGCTTGTACACCGACATGCTCAACAACAGACTGACGG CTGACGTCCACATCTTCAACGCGTTGATCTCAGCGGCTCCAGGTGTCAGAGAAACATACAACGAGAGATGGGACGTCATCACT gagcttTTGATGCAGATGAGTCAACAGAAAGTTCAGCCCAACCTGATGACCTTCAACAGTGTCCTCCAAGCTCTGAAACGCTGTGGCCTTCTGGCCAGAACACAAGCTGGACACACTCTGAGCGAGATGATAGCTTTGGGAATAG ctccCAGCCTCGCCTCCTACAACCACATCCTCGCAATCTTTTCCAAAGCAG cctcctctggCCAGCCCAGCCCTGATATTTTACAGGATGTGATGTCAGAGCTGCAAGGAACCAGCTTCACCTGCCGGGACCCTGATGATG TTCAATTCTTCGCAAGTGCCATGAGAATC TGTCTGGATAATAAAGACCTGGAGCTGGCTTATCAGGTCCAGAGTCTAGTAGAATTCGGGGAGAACTGGAGGCTTCTGGGAGATTCCTACCAACAGAGTGTTTACTA tggtCGCTTCTTCAACCTGCTGTGTATGATGGGGCACATTGACGAGGTGCTGGAGTGGTACAGACAGTTCGTTCCCTCG TTGTTCTACCCGAGTCCTCAGGGAATGAAGGACCTGATGCAGGCTCTGGACACAGACAATCGCCTGGACCTGCTGCCCACTATATGGAAAG ATATGCGCTCTCAGGGTCATGATAATAAGAAGGATctgatggaggagctgctcaccCTGATGGCCAGAGACCGACACAGTCCTGAG gttcaGGAGTCTTTTGCAGCATGTGCTCTAGATGTAAAGAGTGCGTACGATGGAGACAATGGGAGGCCCAGCCTGGAGTGGgatatctcctccctctcacacatCACCACCCTGCTGCTGCGAGCCAACAAGACCCAACAGGCCTG ggacatgctgcagctcttcaaatCCCAGAACAGAGTTCCTCC TCAGCAGCTGTTGCAGGACTTCCTGTCGGTGTGTCGCAGCGATGGCTCTGCCCAAAGAGCAGTGGAGCTGGTTCAGCTGTCTGCagccttctgtctgtctgtaacgCCAGCACTGGCCAAGCAAACACTGGCTGAGTTTAATGTGACTGAGAAGcaaag AGCTGTGTTATCTGAGCTGGAGTCTGCAGGAGAGCCCTGTGACTGA
- the ptcd3 gene encoding small ribosomal subunit protein mS39 isoform X2: MAAPSWHVGRYIQRNSRFLLNNFEQIWGHRSFAWTPALRQQAAQASKESTETIVIPRKKTWSKEAVLEALASTVGRDYTAYPYLFQDDPYLSPKNSSEFKLYSLSHESGRSAAKYFVDSNPKFFTQDFAEPHIPCLMPETVSLLLEEVSEEALKERISLRKVTAAVDMYDQLKQAGTSVSMETSHDLLDLICYYCDRDPVQDVGSEAEDTERSESEEGVKRRKRRLRHMSELIKSTWKENNNAERIFNLLPERDTRCYSALIRGMVMHGAPAKAFSLYTDMLNNRLTADVHIFNALISAAPGVRETYNERWDVITELLMQMSQQKVQPNLMTFNSVLQALKRCGLLARTQAGHTLSEMIALGIAPSLASYNHILAIFSKAASSGQPSPDILQDVMSELQGTSFTCRDPDDVQFFASAMRICLDNKDLELAYQVQSLVEFGENWRLLGDSYQQSVYYGRFFNLLCMMGHIDEVLEWYRQFVPSLFYPSPQGMKDLMQALDTDNRLDLLPTIWKDMRSQGHDNKKDLMEELLTLMARDRHSPEVQESFAACALDVKSAYDGDNGRPSLEWDISSLSHITTLLLRANKTQQAWDMLQLFKSQNRVPPQQLLQDFLSVCRSDGSAQRAVELVQLSAAFCLSVTPALAKQTLAEFNVTEKQRAVLSELESAGEPCD, from the exons ATGGCGGCACCCAGTTGGCACGTAGGGCGTTACATCCAGAGAAACAGCCGATTTTTGCTAAATAACTTCGAGCAGATATGGGGTCACAG gagttTTGCTTGGACACCGGCTTTGCGACAACAAGCTGCACAAGCCAGTAAAG AATCTACAGAGACGATTGTCATCCCCAGGAAGAAAACATG GAGCAAGGAGGCAGTGCTGGAGGCTCTGGCTTCCACTGTCGGCAGG gATTATACAGCATATCCCTACCTGTTCCAGGATGATCCTTACCTCTCACCCAAGAACTCTTCTGAGTTT aAGCTGTACTCTCTCTCCCATGAGTCCGGCAGATCTGCAGCCAAGTACTTTGTTGACAGCAATCCCAAGTTCTTCACCCAAGACTTTGCTGAACCACATATACCA TGTCTGATGCCAGAGACTGTGTCACTGCTTCTCGAGGAGGTGAGTGAAGAGGCTCTGAAAGAACGAATCAGCTTGAGGAAAGTTACAGCTGCTGTTGACATGTACGATCAGCTAAAGCAGGCTG GCACATCAGTCTCTATGGAAACGAGCCATGACCTGCTCGACCTGATCTGTTATTACTGTGACAGAGATCCTGTGCAGGATGTAGGATCAGAAGCGGAGGACACA GAGAGATCTGAGTCAGAAGAGGGggtgaagagaaggaaaaggagattGCGCCACATGTCAGAACTCATCAAATCCAcctggaaagaaaacaacaacgcTGAGAGAATCTTTAACCTGCTGCCGGAGAGAGACACACGGTGTTACTCTGCTCTGATCCGAGGCATGGTGATG CATGGAGCCCCTGCAAAGGCCTTCAGCTTGTACACCGACATGCTCAACAACAGACTGACGG CTGACGTCCACATCTTCAACGCGTTGATCTCAGCGGCTCCAGGTGTCAGAGAAACATACAACGAGAGATGGGACGTCATCACT gagcttTTGATGCAGATGAGTCAACAGAAAGTTCAGCCCAACCTGATGACCTTCAACAGTGTCCTCCAAGCTCTGAAACGCTGTGGCCTTCTGGCCAGAACACAAGCTGGACACACTCTGAGCGAGATGATAGCTTTGGGAATAG ctccCAGCCTCGCCTCCTACAACCACATCCTCGCAATCTTTTCCAAAGCAG cctcctctggCCAGCCCAGCCCTGATATTTTACAGGATGTGATGTCAGAGCTGCAAGGAACCAGCTTCACCTGCCGGGACCCTGATGATG TTCAATTCTTCGCAAGTGCCATGAGAATC TGTCTGGATAATAAAGACCTGGAGCTGGCTTATCAGGTCCAGAGTCTAGTAGAATTCGGGGAGAACTGGAGGCTTCTGGGAGATTCCTACCAACAGAGTGTTTACTA tggtCGCTTCTTCAACCTGCTGTGTATGATGGGGCACATTGACGAGGTGCTGGAGTGGTACAGACAGTTCGTTCCCTCG TTGTTCTACCCGAGTCCTCAGGGAATGAAGGACCTGATGCAGGCTCTGGACACAGACAATCGCCTGGACCTGCTGCCCACTATATGGAAAG ATATGCGCTCTCAGGGTCATGATAATAAGAAGGATctgatggaggagctgctcaccCTGATGGCCAGAGACCGACACAGTCCTGAG gttcaGGAGTCTTTTGCAGCATGTGCTCTAGATGTAAAGAGTGCGTACGATGGAGACAATGGGAGGCCCAGCCTGGAGTGGgatatctcctccctctcacacatCACCACCCTGCTGCTGCGAGCCAACAAGACCCAACAGGCCTG ggacatgctgcagctcttcaaatCCCAGAACAGAGTTCCTCC TCAGCAGCTGTTGCAGGACTTCCTGTCGGTGTGTCGCAGCGATGGCTCTGCCCAAAGAGCAGTGGAGCTGGTTCAGCTGTCTGCagccttctgtctgtctgtaacgCCAGCACTGGCCAAGCAAACACTGGCTGAGTTTAATGTGACTGAGAAGcaaag AGCTGTGTTATCTGAGCTGGAGTCTGCAGGAGAGCCCTGTGACTGA